In Granulicella mallensis MP5ACTX8, the sequence AGAAGGTGAGCGTGCCCATCTTCTCGCGTGTGGAATAGCCCGTGCGATAAGCCTCAAGCATCTGCGCATAGCCGCGGCGTACGGTGCGGCCGATGAACAGAATATCCGGCGAGTTCTTGTAGCTTGTGGCAAAGGAGTCCAGGTCTCCGCGATTCCAGTCGGCGGCAGATTTCTGCAGCACCGCGATGATGGCAGCGTCTTCGTGCGAAGAGGCCGTCTGTGCACGAAGAGGCAGAACGAGCAGGTAAAGTGCAAGAGGCAGGGAAAGAAGACGAAGCAAACGCATAACGGGCTCCTGTAAATGAAGTGATGAAATTGTAGAACCTGCCGGCTGTTCCTGTTTCGCGATCCTCGCAGAGATACCTGTCTATTCGGTAATGTCTGATGACGCGACGATCACTCTTTTGCCGTTGTTTCTGAGATAGGTCCAGCCTTTACGGGACAGACACGAATCCCATACTTTATGCCCCCACAGGAACGTCATCCTGAGCGTAGCGCCTCGCGTTTTTTGCGAGGTGCGGAGTCGAAGGACCCCGAAGGACTTGATCTCACCCATAGTGCTGGGAGCTTTTCTACCTCAAGCGTCCAGGCTCAAGTGCTTGAGGTAGAAAAACTCCAAAGAGTCTAGGCAAGAGGTCAACCCTCGGGGTCCTTCGACTCCGCGTCCCCAAAAGCTGGGACTCTACGCTCAGGATGACGATTTTGTGGGGATACATAAAACAAAAGCCACGGGTGCAGCGAGCTTGATTTCACTCTAAACCCGGCCTTAACTCCAAGTCCTCAGACATTCTCTGGCCCAAAGCCTGCATCTCAAACTTGCAGACCCGCAAGGCGGGTGCTGGAGGATGTATGGCCAAAGATCTCTACACGCTGCAAGACCCGACGAAGCAATATCCTTTGCCCAAGTTCAAGCATCAGCCCCAGCGTGTTCCCGGGCTCGCCGCGAAGATGACGCCGAAGCCCGACCACGGCGAGACGAGCTATCGCGGCAGCGCACGGCTGCCCAATCGCAAGGCCCTCGTAACAGGCGGAGACAGCGGCATCGGCCGCGCGGCGGCGATCGCCTTTGCGCGCGAGGGTGCGGACGTCGCAATCAACTACCTGCCGAGCGAAGAGAGCGACGCGAAGGAAGTCATCGCGCTGATCGAAGCCGAAGGCCGCAAGGCCTTTGCGTTTCCGGGCGACATCAGCAACGAGAAGTTCGCACGCAAGCTGGTGAAGGAGGCGCACAGGAAGCTGGGTGGCCTCGATGTGCTGGCATGTGTCGCGGGCAAGCAGCATGCAGTGGACAAGATCGCCGACGTGACGACGAAGCAGCTCGAAGAGACCTATCGCGTGAATGTCTTTGCCCTGTTCTGGATATGCCAGGAAGCGTTGGCCTTGATGCCTCCGGGTGGCTCGATCATCACGACAGCCTCGATTCAAGCCACGCACCCCAGCCCGAGCCTGCTGGACTACGCGCCGACGAAGGCCGCGATTCTCGCCTTCACACGCGCCTTGGCGCGGCAGGTAGCGGAAGACGGTATCCGCGTGAACTGCGTGGCGCCGGGGCCGGTATGGACGCCCCTGCAGACCAGCGGCGGACAGCCGGACAAGAAGATTCCGGCGTTCGGTTCGGAGACGCCGATGAAGCGGCCGGGACAACCGGTGGAGATGGCTCCGTTGTATGTGTTGCTGGCAAGCCAGGAGTCAAGCTATGTGACCGGCGAGGTCTACGGCGCGACTGGTGGGCTCGAGGTGGGATAACGGTTGTACTTCGATCTCGCAACCGTAGAGAATTGAAGCTATGGATAGCGTACGGATGGACAAGTGGCTGTGGGCGGCGCGGTTCTTCAAGACCCGCGCCCTCGCTGCACAAAGCTGCGAGCTGGGCCGCATCACCTCGAACGATCATCAGGCAAAGGCAGCGCGCGACGTGCGCGTCGGCGATCTGCTGCGTGTGAAGAACGAAGGCGGATTATTTGAAGTCGAAGTACTTGGGCTGAGTTCCGTGCGCGGCCCGGCTGCGACGGCGCAGGCCCTCTATCGCGAGACGGAAGCCAGCAAGGTGGCACGAGCAAAGGCAGAGGAAGAGCGAAAGGCCATGGCGGAGTTCGAGCTGCCGACCGGGCGGCCGAACAAGAAGGATCGACGGACGATTAGTAAGTTTCGCGGTCGGGTGATTGGCTTTTAATACGTTTCCTCACATGTCCTTAGATTGAGGAGGACAGGCGGAGCCTTGGCCTTAGGCCCAGCCGTTTCAAGATCTTTGTACATCGGTGTCTTTCAGGTCAGATGTTGTGCCCTTTGCATACTCTGTCATCTCGACCGAAGCATGCATGACGGCTTTGTGTCATGCGTAGTGGAGAGACCTGCAGTTTGCCTATGGAGGCGATATCGCCCGTACGAGCAAACTGCAGGTCTCTCCACTGCGGCGGCAAAGAACGCCGCCTCCGGTTAAGATGACAATTCTGAGATAGGTTGGTCGCCGCGACCTCAAAGACCTTGAAGCCATTGACTTTCAGACCCTTGCTCCCCCCGCGAGAGTCAGGCCGACAAAGTCGGCGATGGTGGAATAAATTTACGCTTTGCGTGTCTTCTCATTAGACAAATATTCGGAGAGACTCCGCCTGATTTTCTAGAGCGTGACGTTGTCGCTCGCGGATAAAACATAGTCTCTCGCCAGCGGCGTGCCTCGTGAGGATAACTTCACTGCGCGAATTCGCGCAGGCATCGTCGTTCCGAAAACTGGATAGAAGCATCTTGAGCTCTCTGCTTTGTCCCACTAATTGAAGAAGGGCTTCGTAAACAGAACATGTCTTTTAGGGTTGCCGTAACAATAGTTATTCTTTTTTTCTGCTCTATCCCAACATTCGGAGAATCATGCGCAGCAGGGTTTCGTGTTGAAGGTACCGTACTGGATCCGGATGGTCTGCTGATCGAGGGCGCGCACATCACAGCGACCGATGGTTCAAGTACTCAGACCAATACCAAAGGCTATTTTGTACTGCCATGTGTCTCTTCGAGCGCAACCGATCTAACCGTAGAAGCGGGCGGCTTCGCCTCTTCGTCAGTACACGCCGAGAACACCGCAGCAGGGAGCGCTACTGTCACCGTCAAGCTTGCCCTCGCCCAGGTTGATGCAGACGTAAGCATCGCTGCCGATTCGGGGACGGACGCTCCCGTTCTGGGCAGCCAGACATTAAATACAAAACAGGTAGAGCAGCTTGCTGATGATCCGGATGATCTCACTCGCGAGCTTCAGGCACTAGCCGCAACGGCCGGCGGCGGCGCAGCCAATGCGACGATCACGGTCGATGGCTTCGAGAATGCCAGTGCTTTGCCGCCAAAGGACACCATCGCATCTGTCAATCTTGACCCGGACCTGTTTTCGCCCCAGTACGAGTTCCCACCTTTCGATGGCGGTCATATTGAGATCACGACCAAGCCGGGACTAGGCGATCTGCATGGCTCCGTGTTCTTTACCGACAGCGACGGCAGTTTTAATGCCACAGATCCTTTTTCGCTCACCGCGACCCCTGCGAGCAAGCGTCGCTATGGCTTCAGCGTCGGTGGCCCCATTGTCAAGAAGAAGAGCGGCTTCAATCTGTCTTTGGAAAAACGCGACATCAATGAGTTCAACGTCGTAAACGCCATCACGCTCGATGCCAACAACAATCAGGAAGCCCTTCAGCAGGCGGTACAGGCACCGCAGCGCCTATGGATCGCTTCGGCACGAGCAGACGCACAGATAACCCCAAGCGAGTCGATTGTCGTCTCCTTCGCTGCGAACGTAAATAATCTGGGAAATCAGGGAGTTGGCGGTCTTACTCTCGCGGAAGCCGGCTTCGACAGCCATGTGAGCGAGTTTGACCTGCGTATTGCAAATACCCTGGTTCTTGGCCCGCATCTGCTGGACCAGACCCGCATGGGTTACTCCTGGAAAGATACGGCACAGACGCCGCTCTCCACCGCGCCGCAGCTTCAGGTCGCCGGCTTTTTTACCGGCGGCGGCTCCACGGCGCAGGCCCTCAACAACCGCGAGCGCGATCTTGAGATTAATAACGATCTGTTCTACGACCACGGCAAACACACCATGAAGTTCGGCGTTCGCTCGTTGGCCTACTATGTGCACGACAATGACCCGGATACCTTCAACGGAGCATTCATCTTCGGTGGCGGAAGCGCTCCGGTGCTTGATGCCGACAACCAGCCGCTCCCGCAGACCACTAACATTACTGCGCTCGAACAGTATCGGCGCGCGAATCTAAACCTTGCAGGCGGTACCCCGACAGAGTTCCAGATTACGACTGGAGACCCATTGGTCGCCTTTACCCAGTGGAAAGTCTCAATCTTTGCCGAGGATGTCATCAAACTGACGCCACATCTGACCTTTACCACTGGCCTCCGTTATCAATTGCAGACCTCGCCCGATAACTCTCTCAACTTCGGCCCGCGAGCGGGACTTGCGTGGGCATTTGGCAAGAAGGATTCGACCGTATTGCACGCCCGGATCGGTCTTTTTAGTCAATCGTCCCCACTTAAGATTTCGACGGAAGCCTTTCGTCTCAACGGCATCCTTCAGGATCAGGCACTCGTCTACTCCCCGTCCTTTACCTCACCGTTGACCCCGACAGGGGGATCACTGCAGGTGAACACCATTCGTTCCCTACCCCACGCCTTGGGGCAGAACAGCGTCTATCTCTATCAGTTGGGGGGAGAACAAGGGCTCCCCTATGGATGGAGCGCAGAGGTCAGCTTTTTTGCGGGAGTGGGATGGAATTGGTTCCGTATACGGAATATCAATGCGCCGCTCGTTGCCGGCAGCAATGGTGTTCCGCCCGATCCTACCTCTGCACTGCTTGCGCCGCGCCCCCTCCAACCGAATCTCAATATCCTGCAGTTCCAGAACTCCGCTCACCTTTCCGGCAATGTTTTACAAGTGAGTCTCAGCCAGCAGAGTTACAAATATGCCAACTTCTCGCTGGCCTGGATTTATGAAACAACCAGGTCGGATGCCGGCAACTCTTTCGACTCGCCGCAATCCACCTACAGCGAGGCTGGCGAGGCATCCAGAGCCGACTGGCAGAACACGAATGACCTCATTCTTACCGGCAATCTGAACCTGCCGCGCAAAGTTCAGTTCTCAACAGAGATTGACGCCCAGACTGGCATCCCCTTTAACATCACCACCGGGACAGACTCCAACGGAGACGGTATCTTCAACGATCGTCCTTCATTCGCCACGGCTCCCGGCAACGGTGTCTTCGCCACGCGTTACGGTCTGCTCAGCACGAATACCGTGAATGGCAATGTTCCACGTAACTTCGGCACAATGCCCTCTACCGTGCACATCGATGCCAATCTCAGCCGGGCGTTTGCGCTCGACAGAGGCAAGGACACCCCTCGCACGCTCACGCTCAATGTTCGCAGCGCTAACCTGATCAACCATACGAACGTGACCGCCGTCGGCACAGTCGTCTCCTCTCCGAACTTTGCCCAGGGCGTTACCGCAGAAGCTGCGCGTCGCCTGGAACTGGGGGCCCGGGTCTCCTTCTGAGAAGACATCAACCTGGAGCAATTTACCCGATGTCCAGCATGGAGTCTCATCTCATGCAGGGCATCGGGCGCGCCGTTGTACCTATGGGAGAAACGTTCCAGAGCATTTTCCCTGTAGGTGTAGAGCGGCGCCTCGATCTTTATGGATGTTTTCCCCAATGAAAACACCGCTGCACGCCCGTTTCCGGATTCCCAGCAACAGGGAAAATGCTCTAAGTGCTACGCCGGTGCCTGGTGTTCGCAACGGTTAAGTTGCCTCTCGAAAACAAAAGCTACTATTTAGCCTGATAGGCCTTTAGGAAGACGTTGACTGCGGCATGGACGCGCTGGTTCTTTTCGCGAGTTGTTGCACGATCTCCAATACGCAGGACCTATCCGGGACACTCCACTCACGAATCGGCACACGCCTGGATCAGGGGACTGTCGACGGTGAAATGATGGCTCGAGTGAATGGCACGGATTTGCTCCGCCTGTTTATGGAATAAAACCTTCCGTCAGTTG encodes:
- a CDS encoding TonB-dependent receptor, with product MSFRVAVTIVILFFCSIPTFGESCAAGFRVEGTVLDPDGLLIEGAHITATDGSSTQTNTKGYFVLPCVSSSATDLTVEAGGFASSSVHAENTAAGSATVTVKLALAQVDADVSIAADSGTDAPVLGSQTLNTKQVEQLADDPDDLTRELQALAATAGGGAANATITVDGFENASALPPKDTIASVNLDPDLFSPQYEFPPFDGGHIEITTKPGLGDLHGSVFFTDSDGSFNATDPFSLTATPASKRRYGFSVGGPIVKKKSGFNLSLEKRDINEFNVVNAITLDANNNQEALQQAVQAPQRLWIASARADAQITPSESIVVSFAANVNNLGNQGVGGLTLAEAGFDSHVSEFDLRIANTLVLGPHLLDQTRMGYSWKDTAQTPLSTAPQLQVAGFFTGGGSTAQALNNRERDLEINNDLFYDHGKHTMKFGVRSLAYYVHDNDPDTFNGAFIFGGGSAPVLDADNQPLPQTTNITALEQYRRANLNLAGGTPTEFQITTGDPLVAFTQWKVSIFAEDVIKLTPHLTFTTGLRYQLQTSPDNSLNFGPRAGLAWAFGKKDSTVLHARIGLFSQSSPLKISTEAFRLNGILQDQALVYSPSFTSPLTPTGGSLQVNTIRSLPHALGQNSVYLYQLGGEQGLPYGWSAEVSFFAGVGWNWFRIRNINAPLVAGSNGVPPDPTSALLAPRPLQPNLNILQFQNSAHLSGNVLQVSLSQQSYKYANFSLAWIYETTRSDAGNSFDSPQSTYSEAGEASRADWQNTNDLILTGNLNLPRKVQFSTEIDAQTGIPFNITTGTDSNGDGIFNDRPSFATAPGNGVFATRYGLLSTNTVNGNVPRNFGTMPSTVHIDANLSRAFALDRGKDTPRTLTLNVRSANLINHTNVTAVGTVVSSPNFAQGVTAEAARRLELGARVSF
- a CDS encoding RNA-binding S4 domain-containing protein — encoded protein: MDSVRMDKWLWAARFFKTRALAAQSCELGRITSNDHQAKAARDVRVGDLLRVKNEGGLFEVEVLGLSSVRGPAATAQALYRETEASKVARAKAEEERKAMAEFELPTGRPNKKDRRTISKFRGRVIGF
- a CDS encoding SDR family oxidoreductase, translated to MAKDLYTLQDPTKQYPLPKFKHQPQRVPGLAAKMTPKPDHGETSYRGSARLPNRKALVTGGDSGIGRAAAIAFAREGADVAINYLPSEESDAKEVIALIEAEGRKAFAFPGDISNEKFARKLVKEAHRKLGGLDVLACVAGKQHAVDKIADVTTKQLEETYRVNVFALFWICQEALALMPPGGSIITTASIQATHPSPSLLDYAPTKAAILAFTRALARQVAEDGIRVNCVAPGPVWTPLQTSGGQPDKKIPAFGSETPMKRPGQPVEMAPLYVLLASQESSYVTGEVYGATGGLEVG
- a CDS encoding YybH family protein is translated as MRLLRLLSLPLALYLLVLPLRAQTASSHEDAAIIAVLQKSAADWNRGDLDSFATSYKNSPDILFIGRTVRRGYAQMLEAYRTGYSTREKMGTLTFSNLEVQPLDEHFATATGHFHLERSAAVGNANGYFMVVMEKTPAGWKIVRDDSTSTDAAPSK